In Haliotis asinina isolate JCU_RB_2024 chromosome 11, JCU_Hal_asi_v2, whole genome shotgun sequence, the genomic stretch attttctaccgtacattgttatataaatgaaatatatttttaatactaatggatgaagacatagatatgacggatatgtcgggcgatagtgcccaggcattcgatgatgaccaggagacctcattcagtacttacctacagccggctgtcgaCGCAGTTGAGACCTCattatcgaagaaaagggcCGAACTCATTAAGGGCGCAGTCGACGGTTATTACAATGCAGTTGAAAAGAGAGACAACATCAAGGCACCGGGAAGgtactattccgattttaccatCATCAATAaaacgctgcgtttgaaggctcacccggatgCCGATCTCGTGACAAATCGCAAGTgagaaccgcttgccttatcaacattggccagAAAATATGGGATTGACTTTATCCGCGATAAACTAGGCTTAGaatattacggtggcgcgcgacctaagattcctccgaagttagttcaaagtctggaaggcatcagggacgccccatcggatcaaaacatgacttatgatattgaacaggtgttggccgactacgagaacgaacccttcccggggctcaaaaatacctttcgggaactgcgggggttggacctgttaatgcaaaccattcgtggtcatctctggaaaagcacggccaaaatgagtgagatagacgaccacatcgcctatgaaaggaaaaaactcggtgaaactgaggacgaggctCTGAAAACCCCCATCGagaaacgaatacgtgatttggaagaggaaaagaaggtctggctggagacagcatcctccttcaaagaaaagcttcgatcccaggtcagccgtatacgggaaaccatcaatcaagtcttccaccgagacaccacgttagcagacaggattcggatattgttccgggagcaaaggatcaccatcgccagcattctgactgcattgggtttcatcatatcaaccctggtggtgtcactgacagggggtactgtgggacctgccggcggcggaactcccacacctggcggcggtgttaaagactggataaaaaaactcggggaacgcctagctaaactggctggtaaagccgccgaagcccttcccggcatcctgggtagcatcgtctcgtggttattgggcgctctggctaaaactgccatgtggttcagtcaaaacctgtgggcagccatcgtcgccgtggcgggtctggtgtacgtagcggctaagaaatttttaaccaaataagtcctaaaactaccccaccaaccactagggccgttttattatcaatatgctgctgataggggggtacccccacatgcatatgggggtgtgtggggggcacatgaactttagactccgggggtggcgccactatacccgtttcacgtggtgggatgtgtgggatatagggggcgttattatcggggttgatacccaacttttgatccgccgtggctatgactattttgttgttataacccaccactttttttactctcagttgcatatcagccccacgccgaacacgtaattgactttcgatctggcgtattctaacacgttttggtaacggtcgatggcccgcggtagatcaactggagaattgatagcatcctcaacgttggaaacgaactgtttctgagcgtcgtaagcagttcccttacctaggatgttggaacgcgtcatcgactgcgcacccaacagcgcccacacgtacgttcgaatcgagtcgttcaagcgtattgtaccagcacgagtgaattctttcgatgtttttgagatcattttagtccaggctgtggctgcatcaggattggtttgctttataaaGCTGACATGGaccttttcattcgttgtgggacctgtaaatgtatgtttgcttgggttgtatgaaccatctttagaaccggcataatatgttccagacctgtagaagtacacgagaactataccgagaccatggttcacaccaggaaggcgaaagtctttattcgttggaatctcaaactccccacaaacacgttcataagcgcgtttatcataggggttattcgtcatactccacgctttatcttggggaagaggagcacttatttccttcaatattcgtctcgtttgataataaatatgaaacaaaatgaccgccttactcagttcgtctataccgtagtctggtgtcacacccgaccctgtcgtcgcacaccacacagcaaagttgagttggttctgccaaaactgcattgggttttgattccagtttgccaccgcctgcgcgttattaacggacacgatatagttttcaaagatattaataaaggttgtcttaaaccccgtactaccttccaccacgattttcaagtgtgctaaatccatattataatatataaattatatattataatatgtacataacacttccaggaataacgagcggtgaggccgttcagctgacgcacgcgatcgataacacgtcaggtcaactcgaagtcgcactctgcgatatcacctacctaccgcaatggactaacatcaacgccagcaacaataagctgttcgtcagtggggctcgcagtcagataactgacggctactacagcgtgtgctctctaaacgacgaggtcttcaaacccctgggagccgaactcaagatgaacgactcaaacggcacagtggtgttaatcaacaacggaagaacctccttgagactcggccgaccattagcgaggatactcggtatgtctcctgacgagataaaaccaacaacaaccgtcacaggcacgaagttacccgatctagtaccgtaccgagagctgtacattcatctcggtcaggtgagcacaacgtacaacattcaaggaggtcacccttccactatactgagagcagtgccggtgaaaactgagaaatacaacgacggtagaaccgagtcgttttcaccacggcagtataagagattaacccagggcaacatatctgagctgataatatcggtgttagatataaatcataatcctgtaaatataggatacctcagcttaatgcttcatgtaaaatgaccagcgcacaagggcccggagtgaaaaaaatgcgtcaatatcgggatctccgacctcggagacacgcgcggtttcgacgctcccggagtagatggtaaatcgtacgccttgcaactgaaaaacaacatttacaaacgcgttgaagtctccggtggaaccctaagtgatatagtagataccacaagagcaacagtcaactctaagtacgcccttgtcaacaccggtgataactggataatatacccatcgttcgggggtaaactgttcgacttagacgatgttgagggcactaccgtcgcccgaaacaagccatatatgctcgtcttcaccgaagatgacaagtgggtgttgttacccgataacgacgactggtttctcaatattagactcgtctctccctacgtgttcacggataacaaagacaaccacctaaacaaagtcgtgaacaatggaaccctgctcgtggcttacgtcccaactcagagacgtagcatagtcgtcagcccagtcaacactatagcagcccacatgctatcgagtaaaccgaccatacaaaacgtgaaattgcagttggtgtctgaattcgaaggcgtggtcactatactagagagtctaccggcaaactcaacactgatcatcaaagtctacctaggggaaccatcggggaatgatgtcgagatcgtgaaggggatcaaactcgggtggggtaaacaacatcagtatcaagtttgcaatgtttacgtgcgggtgggttccaactccaacaccagtctgcagggggtcaacgtgatcgtggaaaacaagatatcactaaccaatatcttcctgcctgccaacatacacttcatgggtatgaagttcacccctgaactattatcaaaaaaccagttggaaattatatcgtaaatagtataacaatgaccagtcatcgtcccaacactacgcttaacgacctaggagatacggagggattcgatcagcctggtgaggaagacgccttatatatcctgcacttcaaagacaacgtgtacagacgggtgtcgttatcagattttaaagagcccaaatggctgatcaacttaacactcacctcaccttatatcacattaaaagaggagttggtctctaagattaggaacaacggtatctgggccggggatttcattccggagagtgaATTATACATGATAATTATGAGTatcgaaaaaaataggttaaagtctagagtaaaaaataaattaacatttagcaatagcGATTATAGTAtatatcttgatagaatattctcccctttcacactcatcatagaagtcttcttttatttagacAAGGAAAACACCCCAAGaggacaccaaattttacccggggtgtcaatacactggcaAACCGAACACTTAcgcaaatattgtcgtattgttatacaacaggataccacgggttctataaaccgcttaataagcctcagtggggtttttattacaacaggaaattctattagcctctcacctattaccctgagtagaagtctagatcttgtagacttcaaattcattaatagacttttaactgaaacccaattaaaatatctttcaaaatatatattataggatgggtctgtacccagtcgtagaggaagtagcgaagacgctggaaaccgtagatgggttccgcttgaggcagttatgtgatgtgaaacgtcaactagaacaagaccgtgacacgcggaaagcactatgtaagaagtacaatagagctttcaatatcgtggatggggctgacactacccttatggcaaccagcatgggactaggggcggcaggtgctggattgttggctaccatcgtggctgcacctatagtgctaggtattgaaataacggcaggggtggcagggttggcagggttggcgcttaagttagtatcacgcagactgcatcgtaaggcattgaaacacgacgagatcagggttctggccaaagcaaagctcaacacagtgagtgagcgtatttccacggcactctctgatagtaagatctcagaagaggagtttcgttcaatcctctctgaactcacaaaatataatggaatgaaacaagatattcgatccaagtctcataagtctgctatcagcgaggacgagaaaaaaaagtacatagaacaggggatacaaaaagcccagcaagcctttattacgaacaccaaagtgatcgtaggcggttcacgttaaactgtttcattgatataaacgtgacatagacCGCCaactttttgtagtaggggtaatagtagcggcccaaccaaagccttagttagtaaataaggcgttgtagagacttttttttaaaaaaagtgggatccagatagggccctagtgaggtatctataccagccgggggaacacgagggtgatagccgtaagcgggccaccgatcctatatggtcagtcaaaacttacaacatagataaagtggatatgaaagccgacgaacctaacttgtactacttgagggatgggccgtgtagggggtttgtaagagaagaattattgatcgtaccgtacggcacagtgttacctcctaccaacacacggtaaacgtgacataggcacgccaacttttttgtagtaggggtaataatagcaagagctaagggcccaaccaaagccttatttagtaaataaggctttgtagagacttttcttgaaagtgttttagaactgtcattccctatactactcaataTGTTTATAACAATTAAATGTCATGTAACACAACATGAAGagataaaactaatattttcTAACGTATATTTCACTACTAatatgttaaaacaattaactgtcaaataaacaacatgcagataTGTACTTATATTGCCTGGCCTATTATTCACTACCAATATTCTTAACAATTAACTCTTATACAACAAAACACGGACAAATATAATATCTACTCATATTGTCTGACGTATTATTCGCtaccaatatgtttttcagcaATTAACTGTCACAAAACACACAATGCAGAGATGTGCTGATATTGTCTGACGTATTATTCACTGCCAATATGTTAAAACAATGAACAGTCACTTAAAGAACACGCAGAGACATACTGATATTGTCTGGCGTATTTTTAACTATCACTAGCAATATGTTAAACAAATTAACTGCCGCATAACACAACGTGCAGAGATACACTAGTATTGTCTGGCGTATTCATCCCTACCAATATGTTAACAAAATTAACTGTCACATAACACAGCATGCAGACATGCAACGATATTGTCTAATGTATTATTCACAATCAATATGTTTAAACAACTGACTGTCATCTAACACAACATGCAGAGATCGGCACCGCCTCAATTTGAACCAAGGTACATTCGAAGTGGTAAACCAAGAGTTACCACCTATTCACAGGACGGCTACATGCGGATCTCTCCTCTTATTATGGGTTGTGGGATTGATTGCTCAACAACGATCCAAGTGTAATAATTCTACGTGTGGATAATCATTGAAAAATGCCCAACATTTTGCTATCATCGAGACTGTACGAGTTGTGGTGAGAGTCAGATTTGTGACCTGatgaatgaacactttaaccgttAGCCTAATCTGGAGAATAGAAGATCACAGTAGATAAAGACCCATATGTGGAATACAAGCAAACCTGCAGCCTGATGCACAGACAGTTTTAACCTCAGTGTCACCTCTTGGTTCTACCCATTGCAGACATAGCAGCTGGGAGTACTGTCTGATTAGCAAACATTTAAACCACGAGGCTACCTCTTTGTTCTACACTTACAAGTATTTTACCTTGGTCTGCTGTCTGATAAGCAAacagacccctgaaggtccggggtagtttaggccttcaacagcccatgcttgcaataaaatgTGCCTATGtctcaagaggcgactaacgggtcggGTGGTCAGTGCCGCTGgcttggttcacacatgccatcggttcccaatagctcAGAtagatgctcgtgttgttgatcactggattgtctggaatattgctgagcgtggcgtaaaactaaactcactcactcactcactcactgaaaatcAAATGGTTTAGCCAGCGGTGAGTCTATAAGAACATTATAAATGTAGTACAAAGAGTGATGACAAGAAATGTGATCATCAGAGCGCGTTCAAGAACTATGCCCAGCTGTTTCCATTCATATGTAGCTTCGTCAAGGGCGTCTTGTGTTGTGATCATCTTCTTGTGTAGATCCGTGGCCTTCTCTACTGTGTGGAGCAGTCGGTTGAGAACATCCACTACGTTATTCCCTCCACTTGGCTGTCCCTCCGTCATGGTGGGTGTTGGTCTGCCTTCGTCCATAGCCTTGTCATCAGCAGGAAGCAGAGCCTGTGAAAATTGTTCAAGGTGTTGGACACTGTCTGTGAATTGTGTGTGACGCGACAAATAGATACTTATAGAAGCAATTAGAGTCTTTGTGTGAAAACTGTGCAGTAAATGCCGCGAAAAATAAGTACTCAGGACTTAGTAACAGCCCATATCGTGATCATAGCTTACGTTTTCGAAGAgtgtacatcaaacataccATATTCTCATCGGTTGTCTCTGGCAGGTCAATTTTGATGAGCAGGATCCTTGCCAGGAAACCGAAACACACTCTTTTGACAAATCGTGGCAGCTTGTGTCCTCTCATCCCTCGGTGATGAATATTCAGAGTGAACACAGCCAGACAAATACTCAGAGACACAATGATGATATTCATCGCGTAGTACCGACCTGCATGAGAAAACCCCCGATCAGGTACATTTGATGGGCACATAAAATCTTGTCAGTATGAGTTCTAGAAACAAATGGTATATCTTTGGGGTTTTTTCAACATCGGAGAACCAGTCACACTCGTAACGTGTAGTGTAGATATAGCTTAATGTAGCACAATTGTGGTATGCATGTAGTATATGTGTGGTGTGTCAATGTAGTGTACTTTGGCGGGAAAAGGTTGTACCACCCAATCGTCAAGACCTCAAGACCacagttcaattccccacagaAGCCCATTTTTTTCTGCTCCCTGGAATAGTGTTGCTAACAACTAATATTGGTAAAAagggcgtaaaactatactcactcattcccgTTACACATGTAGTAAAACCGCATGGATAATTTCTGGTCTCAATCTTTGAGCCAGGACCGGCGTCTCAGGGTCACTATGTACAGTAATGTAATATAGGGCTCCGGGCAACACGAGTAATAAAGGACCCACCTGTCCTTATCAAATGAGATCATTTCCCATTCTGCACTGGGAAGATATTCATTTAACTGTGCTACCCCTGGTTCACCATTTGAGATATTGAGTCGATCGCCTTGGTATGTCCACGTCTCAAACAGCATCCGACATTCTTGTTGATCCATGGGAAAGGATGCGACGTTGATTTCACACGAAATCTTCAAGATGACTTGGTAGGACACAAATACGTTTCCGCTTGACCGCAGGACGGCGTTGATTTGTCCGCTTGACGATATTTGATTGTATTCTTCCGCTCTGCACCAGAAGTGAATGCAAATTATTAAACACTTTGAGTATAAAATGCATACACTTCAAAAGACTTTAAACAGTGTTAAAgaaaccttttgataatccatcTTCTAGATTCATGCATTCCTTTATGATCAATAAAACATGTGTGCGTgttgcgtgtgtgcgtgcgagcgtgtgtgtgtgtgtgtgtgtgtgtgtgtgtgtgtaactcacATTTTTCACTGGTTACGTCATAGATGccaaaacaatacaatacaatacaaaacgaCAAAAGAACAGGTATTCCTGCAAATTGCCAAGTCCCCTACAGCACAGATAAAAGTCGTGACTGACAGAAAgataaaatgtgaaaagaaCAAATTCATCGAACAAAATAAACTATTGTATCCAGCGGCTGTAAACCTTCGGCACCATAGGTCAGTGATTTAGACGATGTAATGGCTGAGAAAGTAACTGGGTCGTTACCTGTTCATCTACCTGAATTGTTATAAAGAGTGGAAATCTAATCCATTTCCTCGGCATGATGGCATTCAAAACCAGTATTCTGTGTCccaacaccattacttcactgtttcaatacTGTCGTGGACACAGGTGGGTGATGCTAAGCCAATGTTCTGCAAAGATCGTACAATGCTTCTCCCCAAGGATGGAGACTTTGACTGGTCCCAAAACAGTCCGGTCTGTCAAATGTTTGAATGCACAGTACAAAATagtcacagggtgtttgacagtCCTCTGGTGGCGCATGTCaagatgggagtaaaccaggtgaagtccttcatcTAGTCTGCCTAGAGTCGGTCTGATGTGGAGAGGGTTTCTGGGAAGCATCTTGTgaacatgcagtgtgtggaacagaacagcaaagTCGGCTGGTTTCAGATGTGAAACTCAGGGTTTCCGTTCTGCTGCTCAGGACTAATTTTATTGTGTAcctttgcacatatttatttaccgTAAGATTATCTGGTGATGCATGGCACGGCTCATGATggaagcaaggaattccacagcaaAAAGTGTATCAAGGCTGTTGGACACAATCggaaatttgaggttgattttgttgatggcgatgtactgctcgacggtacagcgatgggagtaaaccaggagAAGTAATTCACCAAGTCTGACCAGACTCATTTGTGTCATGCATGGAGAGGCTTTCTCAGAAACCGTTTTATCGTGTTCTGAACAGAATAGCAATCCAAACGACTCCTCCACCTGGACTAAATCGGCTGGTCTTAGTGCTGCCCTGCACTAGTCACTTCCCACTTGCAATCGCCAAAATGGGACTCttaaacaaaatatcaatatgaaatcttGTCTTTGCAACGAATTCACAGACAGTGTTCAACACCTTGTCTGCCggtgcccttccttggcacaaacagcatatcttaaaagacgtGACATTGCATGACTCGCTGCTGATACGACCATCTTCACCATGCTTGTTGCTGTGATTCCGAaatccatccatggtacgaccctgaacatggcCATGCCCGTTTCCAGTGTTGGAGAGTCTACACATTGcagggaaagttcttggtgagtTTGGCTAGGCAGCGTGTCCTGGgcgaagtcccattcgctgtctgtgCTGTCTAAAGATGCAGCTTAAATAAGGTTTTATACAAGTTGTCAACTTTATGTACTGTGTAATGTGTTCAGACATatcaaacatgtatttcaaaattAATGAGAGCATCATCCATTCAACCTCTCTTTCTctctacctctctctctctctttctctctctctctcacacacacacacacacacacacacgcacacacacctacacatacacaaGACGGTGGTATTGATGTAATGACAAATGACATACGTGTCGTTGATAGTGATACTACTAACATTATTTCAAACCGTTCTGTTATTTTCAGGATACATATGCACGTCCAAGATGATCAATGTCTAAAGTACTTTCATCATATTACATGTTATAATTGACATCAGGAGGTACTCACGCGTTTTTTAGTCTCAGGTCAGGCGTCCATATGGCATCAGCCGGGATCCGCATGTCGGTCACGTTCTCGTATTTTTCTGGTTGCCATGCTAACCCTGCATCTATCCAATGCTaggaaaatattacaaaatataccTTGATTTACGTTTTACTGTTTCTTAAGTCTGGTTTGCACAACAATTCTTAAATCTGCAGAAACACATTAAGGTACGGTAGCAAACACCAATAAAGAATATTCAAGAGACACATTATCAAAGACGTACTTGTTGCAACCAGGATCATCGGCAATAATCCAAATGTGCACATCTCAATGCATTTGGCCTGCCTGTGGAGTAGATGTGACGTGCATTTTCAAATGAAACGGCGTTTGTATATCACAGTAAAATGCACGAAACATTAACGTTGTGCAAATCAACGGCTGCCTTTTCTGGAACCAGTGTGTGTTGAATGGATTATaatatagtaacatatgagagGATATACTGTTTTAGACATGACTAAGAACGGTTTTAGCTAAACGTGATATGTAGCTTCAATCGGAGTGGTTTATGATCTGATTTCATAAGTGAGATACGTTTGTCCATATGTGGATTATAGCAAAAATCCAATAGAAGTATCTATCTTCTTACATTCAACATTAAGATGTGTACATAATACAATACCATGAACTTCGTCACAAATAACATTGTTTTTTACAAATTGTAATGTAATGCTTTCC encodes the following:
- the LOC137256494 gene encoding neuronal acetylcholine receptor subunit alpha-10-like, translating into MDVRLFFHFLGWMLASAACNPKQRLVADLFRNYEKRVEPFGPNTILDVEMDLSLVQISDVDEVKQVLTTNCWINLHWIDAGLAWQPEKYENVTDMRIPADAIWTPDLRLKNAAEEYNQISSSGQINAVLRSSGNVFVSYQVILKISCEINVASFPMDQQECRMLFETWTYQGDRLNISNGEPGVAQLNEYLPSAEWEMISFDKDRWVLYYSCCPEPYITLLYIVTLRRRYYAMNIIIVSLSICLAVFTLNIHHRGMRGHKLPRFVKRVCFGFLARILLIKIDLPETTDENMALLPADDKAMDEGRPTPTMTEGQPSGGNNVVDVLNRLLHTVEKATDLHKKMITTQDALDEATYEWKQLGIVLERALMITFLVITLCTTFIMFL